From the Prochlorococcus marinus str. AS9601 genome, the window TGTATTACCTACTTCTTTTTGAGTGACTGTTCTGCGTAAAGGAGCCTTTTCTTCAACATTGTGAATCATATCTAAAATGCCACCTATAGCAGAACTCGCAAGTGTTCTTATAGGCCCAGCACTGATTGCGTTAACTCTGACTTGTTTTTCGGGACCAAGTTCTGCAGAAAGATATCTTACTGAAGCTTCTAAAGCTGCTTTGGCAACTCCCATCACGTTATAGTTAGGAATCGCCCTTTCTGAACCTAAATAAGTTAATGAGACAACTCCTGCACCATCACTAAAAAGTGGTTTTGCTGCTTTACATAAAGGTGCTAACGAATACGCACTTATATTAAGAGCCCTATCAAAACCATCTGAAGTGGTAGCACTGTAATCTCCAATCAATTCATCGCGTCCTGCAAATGCTAGGCAGTGAACTAATCCGTCAATTTGCCCCCAATTGTCTTCTATATTTTTAAATATTTCTTCAATTTGAGCTGGATTTTGAACGTCAAGAGGCAAAAATAACGATGGGTTTAAAGGTTCAGTTAGTTCTCTAACTTTAGACTCGAATCTTCCCTTATCATCAGGCAAATATGTGATTCCAAGTTCTGCGCCAGCTTTTGAAAGTTGTTGAGCGATACCCCATGCTATTGAACGATTGTTGGCAATTCCCGTAACAAGAATTTTTTTGCCAGTTAGATTTAGAAGCATTTTGTTTATTATTTCTATTATTCTCCTATATAGAAGTACCTATCTTTACGGATTACTGCAAAATATACAATAATTTTCAAATATCAAAGAATTTTTAACTTGAACATGGTAAGAACAAATTCTATGGATTTGGAATTAGGTTTTCAATTACCGCATTTTGAAATGTTAAATGCTAATTCCTTAAAAAATGAATATTTTAATTCTCATAATCTAGATAATAGGCATTTACTTTTAATGTTTATTTGTGCCCATTGCCCATTTGTTAAATATATTGAGAATCAAATTTTCATCTTAAGTAAAGAAATTGAAAATAAAGTTCAAACAGTTGCAATTTCTAGTAATGATATTGTCACTCATCCTTCAGATTCTCCTAAAAATTTGAAATTACAAGCACAAACACAAGGATGGAGTTTTCCTTATCTATATGATGAAAATCAAAATTTTGCTAAGAAATTAAAAGCGGCTTGTACTCCAGATTTTTATCTTTTTTCAAATGAAGGAGATGGTGATTTTTTATTGTATTATCATGGCCAATTAGACGATAGTAGACCAGGTAATAATATCCCTCTATCTGGAAAAGATTTGCGCTCTGCTGTAAAAGATTTAAATCAAGATAATTCTTATCCTTCAAATCAGATGCCTTCTTTAGGTTGCAATATAAAATGGACTCCTGGTAAAGAACCAAGTTGGTTTAAATGAAATAAAAAATTTTTTTACCCATAGAAATATGGTTTAGGGTTAATATATTTACTATGCAGATACCTCCATTTACTTTAGAAAGGCAGTTCCAAGAAATTGGCTCTGAAATTGAGAGTGAGGTTTCTAAAGTTTTAAAAGGGGGCCAGTATATTGGAGGACAAGTAAT encodes:
- the fabI gene encoding enoyl-ACP reductase FabI: MLLNLTGKKILVTGIANNRSIAWGIAQQLSKAGAELGITYLPDDKGRFESKVRELTEPLNPSLFLPLDVQNPAQIEEIFKNIEDNWGQIDGLVHCLAFAGRDELIGDYSATTSDGFDRALNISAYSLAPLCKAAKPLFSDGAGVVSLTYLGSERAIPNYNVMGVAKAALEASVRYLSAELGPEKQVRVNAISAGPIRTLASSAIGGILDMIHNVEEKAPLRRTVTQKEVGNTAAFLLSDLSSGISGQTIYVDAGYCINGM
- a CDS encoding thioredoxin family protein, producing the protein MVRTNSMDLELGFQLPHFEMLNANSLKNEYFNSHNLDNRHLLLMFICAHCPFVKYIENQIFILSKEIENKVQTVAISSNDIVTHPSDSPKNLKLQAQTQGWSFPYLYDENQNFAKKLKAACTPDFYLFSNEGDGDFLLYYHGQLDDSRPGNNIPLSGKDLRSAVKDLNQDNSYPSNQMPSLGCNIKWTPGKEPSWFK